The Rhodothermaceae bacterium genome window below encodes:
- the ispE gene encoding 4-(cytidine 5'-diphospho)-2-C-methyl-D-erythritol kinase codes for MICFRDWGINREYQTHELTLEQVLFESAPAKINLGLHIIRRRADGYHDLATVFHPIGWADRITVSSAGEISMTCTDATLSCGRDNLVIRAAKLLREVAGIDQGASFHLEKVLPYGAGLGGGSSDAATALRMLCNLWKLDDSALALGSLALKIGSDVPFFLHGHTAHAEGRGERLTPMTDYVFPFSLTVVVPPIHISTSWAFQQVNVSETNRTNLIDVVRSNDLDRWRCELVNDFEKPVFSQWPAIQQIKSSLLRSGAGFASLTGSGAGVYGIFESREDAEGAAEEAAAKGYATWHQAAVNI; via the coding sequence TTGATATGCTTCCGGGATTGGGGTATAAATCGCGAATACCAAACACACGAACTGACGTTAGAGCAGGTGTTATTTGAAAGTGCTCCGGCCAAGATCAACCTTGGCCTCCACATAATACGTAGACGGGCGGACGGATACCATGATCTGGCAACAGTGTTTCATCCAATTGGATGGGCTGACAGGATTACGGTCAGTTCTGCAGGGGAAATCAGCATGACCTGCACAGATGCCACGCTTTCCTGTGGAAGGGACAACCTGGTTATTCGCGCGGCCAAGCTTTTGCGGGAGGTTGCGGGGATTGATCAGGGGGCTTCGTTCCATCTGGAAAAAGTGCTTCCGTACGGCGCAGGACTTGGGGGCGGATCCAGTGATGCTGCCACGGCACTTCGCATGTTATGCAATCTTTGGAAATTAGACGATTCAGCCCTTGCACTGGGGTCACTAGCCCTGAAGATTGGTTCAGATGTGCCGTTCTTTTTGCATGGGCACACCGCACATGCAGAGGGAAGGGGGGAGCGGTTGACTCCCATGACCGATTATGTTTTCCCATTTAGTTTAACCGTCGTCGTCCCTCCCATTCACATTTCTACGTCATGGGCATTCCAACAGGTAAATGTATCGGAGACAAATCGCACGAATCTGATTGATGTGGTTCGGTCCAATGACTTGGATCGTTGGAGATGTGAATTGGTCAATGATTTCGAGAAGCCAGTTTTTTCACAATGGCCAGCAATACAGCAAATCAAGTCTTCACTGCTGCGCAGTGGGGCAGGGTTTGCGTCTCTTACTGGGTCAGGTGCGGGTGTATATGGTATCTTTGAGAGCAGAGAAGATGCGGAGGGGGCGGCTGAAGAAGCTGCAGCGAAAGGGTATGCCACATGGCACCAAGCTGCGGTGAATATTTAG